Genomic window (Candidatus Chlorobium masyuteum):
ACCTCAACCTGCTGACCGATCTTCACACCCGAAAGCTGGGCTCCGCTGAGATAGACCCTGAGGTAGATGCGCTCAAGATCAGCGATCCGGTACAACGCTTTTCCTGACGAGGCAAGCTCTCCCGGCTCGGCATATCTGGCGAGCACCACGCCGGTGACCGGGTTTTTAATAACACTTTTTGTTATCTGGTCATCAATCTGTGCCAGACGCGCAGATCTGGCCCGTATATCTCCTGATAGTCCGGGATACTCGGCTTCAAGAGAGCCTATCTGCCGGTCAAGAACCGTGATCCGGTTTTCAAACTCCTCAAGCTGCCGTGAGGGAACTGCCCCCTCGCTGAGCAGCCTCCGGTATCGGGCGCGGTCACGCATCATGTTTGAACGCTCTGCCTGCAGCACACTGATCTTTGCGCCCAGTCCCGGCTGTTTGGCCTCAAGAGCCTCCCGCTCCGCCTTGAGCTGCATCTTCGAGTAGTGCAGCTGTGTGGTATCAATAACAGCCGTGACCGCCCCTTTCTGCAGGGTAGCTCCCTCCTCTGCATCAAAACGCAGCAACCTGCCGCTCGATTCAGCCGAGACAATGATTTCAGTAGCCTCAAAATTACCGTACCCGTCAGCCTTGTCGTTACGGTGACATCCGGAGAAGAGAAGCATGAAAAGCAGAGTGATGGAAACTCGCATTACCGGTCGATCAAGTCGTAACATTTTAAAGCGTAACAGGAGAGTTAAATAGTTCACATAGTTTCACATCCCGAGAAAGGCTTTTTTTACCTCAGGATTATTGAGCAGCTCTTCTCCGGTGCCGGAGAGAACGATGGAGCCGGTCTCAATGACATAACCGCGATGGCTTATTTTCAGTGACTGGTAGACATTCTGCTCAACCAGCAGAACAGTTACACCGCTTTTATTGATAGCGCGAATCGCTTTGAAAACCACGTCGGTGAAAAGCGGCGAGAGTCCAAGGCTCGGTTCATCGAGCAGAAAGAGTTTGGGACTCGCCATAAGCCCCCTGCCGATTGCGAGCATCTGCTGCTCGCCGCCTGACATGGTACCTCCAAGTTGTTTGCGGCGTTCGGCAAGGATGGGAAAGAGGGCATAGACCCGCTCAAGATTCTCCGTCCTATCTTTCTGGCAGAGAAATCCCCCCATCATCAGATTCTCAAGAACGGTCATTTCAGGAAATATCTTGCGTCCTTCAGGAACATGCACCACTCCCCGCTGAACAATCCTGTGCGCCTGAAGGCCGCTGAGCGGCTGATGATTGAAGGTGATGGTGCCGGATGACTTGATGATGCCTGAAACAGCCTTGAGCAGGGTTGATTTTCCTGCACCGTTGCTGCCGACAACCGAGACTATCTCCCCCTCGCTGAGTGAGATGTTGATGTTGCGCAACACAACCATTTCACCGTATCCGGCCTGAAGATTTTCTATTTTAAGCATCGAAACCACCTCCCAGATATGCTGCAATAACCTCAGGATTGCTCGTAATCTCGGCCGGAGTGCCTTCGGCAAGCTTCACGCCGGAGTTCAGAACAACAATACGCTCACAGATTGATGTAACCGCTTTCATATCATGCTCGATAAAGAGAATCGTTGTGCCCTCTTCCCGGACATCACGGATGAGTTGAAGAATGGAGGCCGTTTCGGTGTGGTTCAATCCTCCGCAGATCTCGTCAAGCAGGAGCATTTTAGGACGGGTGGCCAGAACACGGGCAAGTTCAAGCTTTTTTTTCAATCCGATGGAGAGCGAACCTGCCAGCTTTGCGGAGTAATCGGAGAGGCCAACCTGCGCAAGCTTCTCCACCGCTATCTTTCTTGCTGCCCCGGCTGACCCGGTTATGGCAAAGGCCCCGACCATCACATTGTCAAGAACACTCAGGCTTGAGAGCGGTTTGACTCTCTGCCAGGTTCGAACCATACCGATCCGGCATACAGCGTCAGGTCGCAGGTTATTGATCTTCCGGTTATTGAACATCACCTCACCAGAAGTGATCGGAACAAAACCGGTCATACAGTTGAAGAGAGTTGTTTTTCCTGCTCCGTTCGGCCCGATAAGCCCGAATATCCGGTTCTCTTCTACCGCAAAGGTAACATCCGACACAGCAATGTTACCGCCGAAGTGCTTGCTCACCTTATTGATTTTGAGGATAGGTTCGTTCATTTCACCCTCCTGAAAAGCCCGAGAATCCCTTTTGGCAGGTAGAGTATGCAGAGCACCGTAATGATTCCATAGACCAGAACATGGGCATGAGCAAGGTTTTCGTTCAAAAAAATGCCGACCGAAGAGGTTTCCGATACCAGACCAAGCTTGACCAGCGCGTCGCCGATCATGTTGGAACGGAGCGCCTCGGCAAGAGGCACAAGCAGGAGTGCTCCGAGAACCGGACCCCAGAGCGTTCCTACTCCGCCGATTATCGCGGTCAGGATAATTTCAATGGAAAGCCGGAGGTCGAGCACGGCTGAGGTGTCAATAAAGCGGATATAGAGCGCATAGAGGCTGCCGGCAACGGAGGTCAGGAGTGCGGATATCAGGAGCGCCCTGTTTTTGTAGAGTGCAAGATTGATGCCGAGAGATGCCGCCGCATCCTGGTCTTCACGGATAGCCTGCAGATAGTATCCGGTTTTCGACTTGCGCAGATACTCCGTTACGGCGAGCGTTACAACGAGAAGCAGGAGCATGCCGTAGTAAAAAGGATTTTTACTGTTGAGATCAAGCCCCCAGAGCGTGACATTTGCGAGCAAAATCCCCTGGGCCCCTCCGGTAAACTCGAAATTAAGCACAGAGAGCCGGATAATCTCTGCTACGGCTATTGAGGCAAGCGCAAAGTAATGGCCGCGCAGTCCGAAAACAATGCTCCCGGTGATAAGGGCAATCAGAGCGGCGACAGCAATACCTGCTGCTGTGCCAATAAGCGGATTGACTTCAAATGAAGAGATCAGAATCAATGTGGTATAGGCTCCGGCACCGAAGTAGGCGGCATGACCGAAGCTGAACTGCCCGGCAAATCCGCCGATGATGTTCCATGCCGATGAGAGTGCCGCCATCATGAGCACGGAGATCAGTATGCCGATGATATAGGGGTTCTCTTCACCGATAAAGAGCGGAAGCACTGCCGTAAAGGCCGCAAAGAGAGCAATGATGAGTGCCTGTTTCATTACTGCCCTCCCTTTTTTCCGAAGAGTCCCTGGGGACGAAACAGAAGAACCGTAAGAAAGAGCACAAAGACAACCACATCCTTCCAGTCTGTGGAGATATAGGTGGCGGCCATCGACTCAACCACCCCGATGATGATCCCCCCGACTCCGGCCCCGACTACCGAGCCGAGACCCCCAAGCACACAGATGGTGAAGGATTTCAAGAGAAAACTGTGACCGGCCAGCGGATGAATATAGTAGGTCGGTGCAATAAGAGCCCCGGCAGTTGCCGCAAGGGCGGTACCGATACCGAATGCAATGGCACTCATTTTAGCCACGTTGATACCCATCAACTGTGCTGCTTCACGGTTCTGGCTTGTCGCCCTGAGAGCCATCCCGGTGCTGCTTTTTGCAAGAAAGAGGTAGAGAACCGCCGTAATCACGGAGGTGATAACAAATGAGAGCAGCAGCGGAACGGAGATGGAGAGACCCGAGGCTGTATTGATGGCGCTGCTCGAATAAGTGGTGGTGAGTATCTTCGGATCGCTGGTAAAGGCGAGCAGTGCGGTATTGCTCATGATCAGCCCGAGGCCTATGGTGAGGAGAATCTGGTTCTGATGTGGATGATCGATAACTCGGTGGATAAATACCTTTTCAAGAATAAAACCGAAAAGAAACGAGACCGGAATGATCAGCAGCAGTGCCAGATAGGGATCAATGTGCAGCAGGGTAAAGGCAAAATAGGCCAGATACATGCCAAGCATCATCAGGTCGCCGTGGGCAAAGTTGCTGATATTCATAACACCGAATACCAGTGACATACCGATACCGGCAAGGGCATAAACCCCGCCAGAGAGAATGCCGGATACGAGGGCTTGCAGGAATAACATCAGGATACTCCGTCTGAAATGGTTATTTGTGAGGGCGAACCGTTTTTCGCCCCCACAATGAAATCCCTCTTACCGTTTGAAAGGGTAAACCAGTCTCTTTTTGCTGAACTGTGCGGGATAGACCGTTTCAGTTTTACCGTTCTGGAGCTGCTGAACCAGCATGGGGTGGTTGTTCTGATTGGTAAAGCCGCTGTAATCGGCAAATTTTACCGGGCCCATGATACCGTTCCAGCTCCCTGCTTTCAAACCGGCGCGAAGTTTCGCGGCTGTTCTGGTTTTGACCGCCGTATCAACCATAATCCGGACGGCTTCATAGGCACAGGCTGCATGGTAGGATGGCTCTTTGGCAAACTTTGCCTGATAGCGTTTCGCGAAATTTGCAGCTCCCGGCCAGTTGACATCATCCGTCCACTGGGTAGCGGAGATGACAAGATTGGATATCTCCCTCTGCTGGGCAAACTGGGCCGTGGTGTAACCGGCTCCCGCACCGAGAAATGCCTTTGGTGCAAGCCCGATCTCCTTGGCCTGACGCATCAGGAGAATGGCATCGGCATCATAGGAGACAAGAAAAACAAGATCGGGATTTGCCGCCTTGACTTTGGAGAGTGTTGCCCGGTAGTCCGGCTGACCCTGCTGGTACTTCTCATTGGCTACCTCTTTCAAGCCCATACTGGCAGCATTGAGCTGAGCTGTTTTTACCGTTGAAACCCCGAAGTCAGTTGCGGCATAGACGTAGGCTATGGTTTTTGGTTTGTATGGGGCCACGGCGCTCAGCAAAACCCTGGAATAGACATCAGCCGGAGCGTTGAGGCGGAACACATTCTTGTAGCCGTTGCGGGTAATCTCCTCCTTGGCGGCAGCGGGAACAAGCAGCGGAACCTGGTACTGGTCTGCCCTGGATGCCACGACATTGGCACATCCCGAGGTGTAGGGACCCACAACTCCGATCACCCCGTCACGGGTAACAAGCTTTTCATAGGCGGCAAGTGCATTCTTGGGATCGCCTCCGTCATCCTCCCTGACGAGATCAACCTGAACACCTTTTGAGCGCAAATCCTCAATCGCCAGAGCTGCGCCGTTGGTGAGATTTTCACCGATCTGCGCCTCTTTTCCGGTAATGGAGTTGATAAATCCGATTTTCAGCGGTGCAGCCTCTCCGGCAAGCGGAAGAGCCAGGAGGACGGCGGCGGCAAGAGAGAGTAGTATTTTCTTCATGTATTGCACTCCTTTGGATTAAGTTGTTCAACCTTCTCGACAAAGCTGCTGCCCTACAATCAAAACTCATTGCTGGTAACCAACCCTTAAAATTACAATACAATATTTAAAAAACGTTATAAATAGAGTCCGCTTTCCGGTATGAAAATCCTCCCCATCCCCGTCAGCACTATTATTATTGAAAAATTTGTACATTTATTCAGCATAACATAATGCGCTATAGCCTAATCAAACAATAAGACAGATGGATGCAAAAAAGAAGGTACTGGAAGTGATGAAAAAAGAGGCCTCCCCCATGAATGCCGGACAGATCGCCGAAAAGAGCGGACTGGACCGCAAAGAGGTTGACAAGGCTATGAAGGTACTCAAGGATGAAGGGCTGATCGTTTCGCCAAAGCGCTGTTTCTGGGAACCGGCAGCCTAAGCCTCTCTCCGGCAGGATTTGCTTGCGAAAGCGATCCTGCTTTATTCAGGATGTTCTCGCTCCGGAGATTTTACTATTCTGACGGGCATGCGCTCCATGAACAAACCACTCAAGAACAACCACCAGCAGTATGACTCCGGAAAGGGGTTGCTGGCCTCCGCCGTTGACCGTTCGAAGGATCTTTATTCAGCGCTCTTCAAGAAAAAATCCAATCCTCCCGGCAATGGCATGGGAGAAGCCGTAACTGCTCAGCCTCCGAACGAGTGGAAAGAGCTGGTCATGCATGCGCCTGTTGTGCTTCTGCAAGAATCGACAGATAAAGAGAACGCCTTTCAGCTGCTCCTGCATGAGTGCTGTAGTGCAAATCCGGATATTGATGAAAAGAGCACTTTCAAAAGCCTGCTTGAACGTGAATCGCAGGGCGCCACATTTGTCGGTTCCGATATTGCCATTCCCCATGCAAGACCGGAGAACATACAAAGGC
Coding sequences:
- a CDS encoding branched-chain amino acid ABC transporter permease; the protein is MLFLQALVSGILSGGVYALAGIGMSLVFGVMNISNFAHGDLMMLGMYLAYFAFTLLHIDPYLALLLIIPVSFLFGFILEKVFIHRVIDHPHQNQILLTIGLGLIMSNTALLAFTSDPKILTTTYSSSAINTASGLSISVPLLLSFVITSVITAVLYLFLAKSSTGMALRATSQNREAAQLMGINVAKMSAIAFGIGTALAATAGALIAPTYYIHPLAGHSFLLKSFTICVLGGLGSVVGAGVGGIIIGVVESMAATYISTDWKDVVVFVLFLTVLLFRPQGLFGKKGGQ
- a CDS encoding winged helix-turn-helix transcriptional regulator produces the protein MDAKKKVLEVMKKEASPMNAGQIAEKSGLDRKEVDKAMKVLKDEGLIVSPKRCFWEPAA
- a CDS encoding ABC transporter ATP-binding protein, encoding MLKIENLQAGYGEMVVLRNINISLSEGEIVSVVGSNGAGKSTLLKAVSGIIKSSGTITFNHQPLSGLQAHRIVQRGVVHVPEGRKIFPEMTVLENLMMGGFLCQKDRTENLERVYALFPILAERRKQLGGTMSGGEQQMLAIGRGLMASPKLFLLDEPSLGLSPLFTDVVFKAIRAINKSGVTVLLVEQNVYQSLKISHRGYVIETGSIVLSGTGEELLNNPEVKKAFLGM
- a CDS encoding PTS sugar transporter subunit IIA; the protein is MNKPLKNNHQQYDSGKGLLASAVDRSKDLYSALFKKKSNPPGNGMGEAVTAQPPNEWKELVMHAPVVLLQESTDKENAFQLLLHECCSANPDIDEKSTFKSLLERESQGATFVGSDIAIPHARPENIQRPVLVIGVSKKGVVDRQSGNSARIIFLLLTPASDPNSHIRMLGVITRMASDKEWRAKTIREAGSNRG
- a CDS encoding ABC transporter ATP-binding protein; translated protein: MNEPILKINKVSKHFGGNIAVSDVTFAVEENRIFGLIGPNGAGKTTLFNCMTGFVPITSGEVMFNNRKINNLRPDAVCRIGMVRTWQRVKPLSSLSVLDNVMVGAFAITGSAGAARKIAVEKLAQVGLSDYSAKLAGSLSIGLKKKLELARVLATRPKMLLLDEICGGLNHTETASILQLIRDVREEGTTILFIEHDMKAVTSICERIVVLNSGVKLAEGTPAEITSNPEVIAAYLGGGFDA
- a CDS encoding ABC transporter substrate-binding protein, yielding MKKILLSLAAAVLLALPLAGEAAPLKIGFINSITGKEAQIGENLTNGAALAIEDLRSKGVQVDLVREDDGGDPKNALAAYEKLVTRDGVIGVVGPYTSGCANVVASRADQYQVPLLVPAAAKEEITRNGYKNVFRLNAPADVYSRVLLSAVAPYKPKTIAYVYAATDFGVSTVKTAQLNAASMGLKEVANEKYQQGQPDYRATLSKVKAANPDLVFLVSYDADAILLMRQAKEIGLAPKAFLGAGAGYTTAQFAQQREISNLVISATQWTDDVNWPGAANFAKRYQAKFAKEPSYHAACAYEAVRIMVDTAVKTRTAAKLRAGLKAGSWNGIMGPVKFADYSGFTNQNNHPMLVQQLQNGKTETVYPAQFSKKRLVYPFKR
- a CDS encoding HlyD family secretion protein, encoding MRVSITLLFMLLFSGCHRNDKADGYGNFEATEIIVSAESSGRLLRFDAEEGATLQKGAVTAVIDTTQLHYSKMQLKAEREALEAKQPGLGAKISVLQAERSNMMRDRARYRRLLSEGAVPSRQLEEFENRITVLDRQIGSLEAEYPGLSGDIRARSARLAQIDDQITKSVIKNPVTGVVLARYAEPGELASSGKALYRIADLERIYLRVYLSGAQLSGVKIGQQVEVEVDGATGAGKVLHGTVSWISAKAEFTPKIIQTKEERVSMVYAIKVLVRNRDGLLRIGMPGEVRLQKRVL
- a CDS encoding branched-chain amino acid ABC transporter permease produces the protein MKQALIIALFAAFTAVLPLFIGEENPYIIGILISVLMMAALSSAWNIIGGFAGQFSFGHAAYFGAGAYTTLILISSFEVNPLIGTAAGIAVAALIALITGSIVFGLRGHYFALASIAVAEIIRLSVLNFEFTGGAQGILLANVTLWGLDLNSKNPFYYGMLLLLVVTLAVTEYLRKSKTGYYLQAIREDQDAAASLGINLALYKNRALLISALLTSVAGSLYALYIRFIDTSAVLDLRLSIEIILTAIIGGVGTLWGPVLGALLLVPLAEALRSNMIGDALVKLGLVSETSSVGIFLNENLAHAHVLVYGIITVLCILYLPKGILGLFRRVK